A DNA window from Ovis aries strain OAR_USU_Benz2616 breed Rambouillet chromosome 7, ARS-UI_Ramb_v3.0, whole genome shotgun sequence contains the following coding sequences:
- the CCDC32 gene encoding coiled-coil domain-containing protein 32 isoform X1: MKMFESIDSTTTRSGPDLWAEICSCLPHPDQEDSASNAFSDSFMDSYPAGTGQREAPHFAAQPAVKPWAPLQDSEVYLASLEKKLRRIKGLNQEVTSKDMLRTLAQAKKECWDRFLQEKLASEFFVDGLDSDESTLEHFKRWLQPDKVAISTEEVQYLIPPESQVEKPAPGDEPTAAEQ, translated from the exons atgaaaatgtttgaaagcATTGACTCTACAACCACAAGATCTGGCCCAGATCTTTGGGCTGAAATCTGTTCCTGCCTGCCACATCCTGACCAAGAGGACAGTGCCAGCAATGCCTTCTCAGACTCCTTTATGGATTCTTACCCTGCAGGCACAGGCCAGAGGGAGGCCCCACACTTTGCTGCACAGCCAGCTGTAAAGCCTTGGGCTCCCTTGCAGGATTCAGAAGTGTATTTAGCATCTTTAG aaaagaaactgagaagaaTCAAAGGTTTAAATCAGGAAGTGACTTCCAAGGACATGCTTCGAACCCTGGCCCAAGCAAAGAAGGAATGCTGGGACCGGTTCCTCCAGGAGAAGTTAGCATCTGAGTTCTTTGTGGATGGACTTGATTCTGATGAGAG caCCTTGGAACATTTCAAGAGGTGGCTCCAGCCAGATAAGGTAGCCATCAGTACGGAGGAGGTCCAGTATCTGATTCCTCCAGAGTCACAGGTTGAGAAGCCAGCGCCCGGGGACGAGCCAACAGCAGCAGAACAATAA
- the CCDC32 gene encoding coiled-coil domain-containing protein 32 isoform X2 encodes MKMFESIDSTTTRSGPDLWAEICSCLPHPDQEDSASNAFSDSFMDSYPAGTGQREAPHFAAQPAVKPWAPLQDSEVYLASLEKKLRRIKGLNQEVTSKDMLRTLAQAKKECWDRFLQEKLASEFFVDGLDSDESKLTQTQKMKTHRFLSH; translated from the exons atgaaaatgtttgaaagcATTGACTCTACAACCACAAGATCTGGCCCAGATCTTTGGGCTGAAATCTGTTCCTGCCTGCCACATCCTGACCAAGAGGACAGTGCCAGCAATGCCTTCTCAGACTCCTTTATGGATTCTTACCCTGCAGGCACAGGCCAGAGGGAGGCCCCACACTTTGCTGCACAGCCAGCTGTAAAGCCTTGGGCTCCCTTGCAGGATTCAGAAGTGTATTTAGCATCTTTAG aaaagaaactgagaagaaTCAAAGGTTTAAATCAGGAAGTGACTTCCAAGGACATGCTTCGAACCCTGGCCCAAGCAAAGAAGGAATGCTGGGACCGGTTCCTCCAGGAGAAGTTAGCATCTGAGTTCTTTGTGGATGGACTTGATTCTGATGAGAG taAATTGACCCAAACACAAAAGATGAAGACGCACCGATTCCTGAGCCACTAA